One part of the Malus sylvestris chromosome 2, drMalSylv7.2, whole genome shotgun sequence genome encodes these proteins:
- the LOC126598549 gene encoding CBL-interacting serine/threonine-protein kinase 6-like → MAEQKESGGSSLLHGKYELGRLLGHGTFAKVYHARHLQSGKNVAMKVVGKEKVIKVGMMEQIKREISVMRMVKHPNIVELHEVMASKSKIYFAMDLVRGGELFAKIAKGRLREDVARVYFQQLISAIDFCHSRGVYHRDLKPENLLLDQDGNLKVTDFGLSAFTEHLKQDGLLHTTCGTPAYVAPEVIGKKGYDGAKADLWSCGVILYVLLAGFLPFQDDNLVAMYRKIYRGDFKCPPWFSSEARRLVTKLLDPNPSTRITISKVMDSSWFKKSIPKVVLTKQEQEFDEPSDKITAKQTETLNAFHIISLSEGFDLSPLFEEKKREEREELRFVTTLSASSVISKLEEVAAAGKFRIKKSDSMVRLQGQESGRKGKLAIAAEIFAVTPSFLVVEVKKDNGDTLEYNQFCSKELRPALKDIVWTSPVENSTAA, encoded by the coding sequence ATGGCCGAGCAGAAAGAAAGCGGCGGCAGCTCGTTGCTGCATGGCAAGTACGAGCTGGGCCGTCTTCTGGGTCACGGCACCTTCGCCAAGGTCTACCATGCCCGCCACCTGCAGAGCGGGAAGAACGTGGCTATGAAGGTTGTGGGGAAGGAGAAGGTGATTAAGGTGGGGATGATGGAGCAGATCAAAAGGGAGATCTCCGTCATGAGGATGGTGAAGCACCCCAACATCGTCGAGCTCCACGAGGTCATGGCGAGTAAGTCCAAGATCTACTTCGCCATGGATCTGGTCCGCGGCGGCGAGCTCTTCGCCAAAATCGCCAAGGGCCGGCTCAGGGAGGACGTTGCCAGAGTCTACTTCCAGCAGCTCATCTCCGCCATAGATTTCTGCCACAGCCGCGGCGTTTACCACCGGGATCTGAAGCCGGAGAACCTCCTCCTAGACCAGGACGGCAACTTGAAGGTCACCGACTTCGGGCTTAGCGCTTTTACCGAGCACTTGAAGCAGGACGGGCTCCTCCATACCACATGCGGCACGCCGGCGTACGTGGCTCCGGAGGTCATCGGAAAAAAAGGATACGACGGAGCCAAGGCGGATCTCTGGTCCTGCGGCGTCATCCTCTACGTGCTTCTCGCCGGGTTTTTGCCGTTTCAAGACGACAATCTCGTGGCCATGTACCGGAAGATTTACAGAGGAGATTTCAAATGCCCGCCGTGGTTCTCGTCTGAGGCCCGGAGACTCGTGACGAAGCTCCTCGACCCGAACCCGAGTACCCGAATCACCATTTCCAAGGTCATGGACTCCTCCTGGTTCAAGAAATCGATTCCCAAAGTCGTACTGACGAAACAGGAGCAGGAGTTCGACGAGCCGAGCGACAAGATCACGGCGAAGCAGACGGAGACGCTGAACGCGTTTCACATAATCTCGTTGTCGGAGGGGTTTGATCTGTCGCCGCTCTTCGAGGAGAAGAAGCgggaggagagggaggagcTGCGGTTCGTGACAACGCTGTCGGCAAGCAGCGTGATTTCGAAGCTGGAGGAGGTGGCGGCGGCGGGGAAGTTCAGGATAAAGAAGAGCGACTCGATGGTGAGGCTGCAGGGGCAGGAGAGCGGGAGGAAGGGGAAGCTGGCGATAGCGGCGGAGATATTCGCCGTGACGCCGTCGTTTTTGGTGGTGGAGGTGAAGAAGGACAATGGTGATACGTTGGAGTACAACCAGTTCTGCAGCAAGGAGCTGCGGCCGGCGCTCAAGGACATCGTATGGACATCCCCCGTCGAGAATTCGACGGCGGCTTGA